The Caballeronia sp. TF1N1 genome includes a window with the following:
- a CDS encoding LysR family transcriptional regulator, giving the protein MRNSFVGVDLRALQAFVAVCETRSMTEAARVLGVTQSAVSQLIAALEREQGVALFDREFRPVRPNAAGRILFDRAGALLEHAQAVSHDVRTATSEGVPSLRIGCVDSFSGSVGPHLVQRLSGRMKTLSMWSGLTPTLSEQLTNRELDLAICTEATLDPRRVELRPLFSETFIAVAPRRFSGKRAPESFHEVLRELPLLRYTGRSLIGQQVERLIRHMNFNAPNRYEFDDTDPLLSLVGSGFGCAITSPLCLWQSRAHLADIAVVPLATTRIGHRHFYILTRQAEWSSMAEAVARESVAVTRDVIAPGLLAALPGAPPHLFDAYTAAFAAQSAA; this is encoded by the coding sequence TCGGCGTCACGCAAAGCGCCGTGAGCCAACTCATCGCGGCGCTCGAGCGCGAACAAGGCGTGGCGCTCTTCGATCGCGAGTTCCGTCCGGTGCGGCCCAACGCGGCGGGCCGCATTCTCTTCGATCGCGCGGGCGCGCTGCTCGAACACGCGCAGGCGGTCTCGCACGACGTGCGTACGGCGACGAGCGAAGGCGTGCCGAGTCTGCGCATTGGTTGCGTGGATTCCTTCTCCGGAAGCGTCGGGCCGCATCTCGTGCAACGTCTTTCCGGGCGCATGAAAACCTTGTCGATGTGGTCCGGCCTCACGCCGACCCTCAGCGAACAGCTTACCAATCGCGAACTCGATCTCGCCATTTGCACGGAAGCCACGCTCGATCCACGACGCGTCGAACTACGGCCGCTTTTCTCCGAGACTTTCATTGCGGTCGCGCCGAGGCGCTTCAGCGGCAAGCGCGCGCCCGAGTCCTTTCATGAGGTGCTGCGCGAGTTGCCGCTCTTGCGTTATACGGGCCGCTCGCTCATCGGGCAGCAAGTGGAGCGGCTCATCAGGCACATGAATTTCAACGCCCCGAACCGCTATGAATTCGACGATACCGACCCGCTTCTGAGTCTGGTCGGCTCGGGATTCGGCTGCGCCATCACGTCCCCGCTGTGTCTCTGGCAATCGCGCGCGCATCTGGCGGATATCGCGGTCGTGCCGCTGGCCACGACGCGCATCGGGCATCGTCATTTCTACATTCTCACGCGTCAGGCCGAATGGTCGTCGATGGCAGAGGCCGTCGCGCGCGAGTCGGTGGCCGTGACGCGCGACGTAATTGCACCCGGCTTGCTTGCGGCTTTGCCCGGCGCGCCGCCCCATCTTTTCGATGCCTACACCGCCGCGTTCGCCGCGCAAAGCGCCGCGTGA